A genomic window from Pseudogulbenkiania sp. MAI-1 includes:
- the iscU gene encoding Fe-S cluster assembly scaffold IscU — protein sequence MAYSEQVLDHYENPRNVGSFDKGDDSVGTGMVGAPACGDVMKLQIKVNENGVIEDAKFKTYGCGSAIASSSLVTEWVKGKTLDEAMAIKNTEIAEELALPPVKIHCSILAEDAIKAAVSDYKQKHGK from the coding sequence ATGGCATACAGTGAACAGGTCCTGGACCATTACGAAAACCCGCGCAACGTCGGTTCCTTCGACAAGGGCGACGACAGCGTCGGCACCGGCATGGTCGGCGCGCCGGCCTGTGGCGACGTGATGAAGCTGCAGATCAAGGTCAACGAGAACGGCGTGATCGAAGACGCCAAGTTCAAGACCTACGGTTGCGGTTCGGCCATCGCCTCGTCCTCGCTGGTGACGGAATGGGTCAAGGGCAAGACGCTGGACGAAGCCATGGCGATCAAGAACACCGAGATCGCCGAAGAGCTGGCGCTGCCCCCGGTGAAGATCCACTGCTCCATCCTGGCCGAAGACGCCATCAAGGCGGCGGTCAGCGACTACAAACAGAAACACGGCAAGTAA
- a CDS encoding ABC transporter permease subunit yields the protein MANVQATPATSAADEVALSYPSPLKEFWQGFSHNKGAVAGLIFMIAIAVSALLAPWLAPYSPIEQYRDAILTPPAWMEGGTSQFLFGTDELGRDLLSRLIHGARLSLLIGLTSVVMALIPGVILGLISAFFPKVLGSLIMRLMDIMMALPALLLAVAIVAILGPGLVNTMIAIAIVALPAYVRLTRASAMTELNRDYVTASRVAGAGLVRLMFVCVLPNCMAPLIVHATMSFSSAILEAAALGFLGLGVQPPTPEWGTMLASARDYIERAWWVVTLPGLTILLSVLAINLMGDGLRDALDPKLKRAA from the coding sequence ATGGCCAACGTACAAGCTACTCCCGCGACGAGCGCCGCCGACGAGGTCGCGCTGTCGTATCCGTCCCCGCTGAAAGAATTCTGGCAGGGCTTCTCCCACAACAAGGGCGCCGTAGCCGGCCTGATCTTCATGATCGCGATCGCCGTCAGTGCGCTGCTGGCCCCCTGGCTCGCGCCGTACAGCCCGATCGAGCAATACCGCGACGCCATCCTCACCCCGCCGGCCTGGATGGAAGGCGGAACCAGCCAGTTCCTGTTCGGTACCGACGAACTGGGGCGCGACCTGCTGTCGCGGCTGATCCACGGCGCGCGCCTGTCGCTCCTGATCGGCCTCACCTCGGTGGTGATGGCGCTGATTCCCGGCGTGATCCTCGGCCTGATCTCCGCCTTCTTCCCCAAGGTGCTGGGCAGCCTGATCATGCGCCTGATGGACATCATGATGGCGCTGCCGGCGCTGCTGCTGGCGGTGGCCATTGTCGCCATCCTGGGGCCGGGCCTCGTCAACACCATGATCGCCATCGCCATCGTGGCGCTGCCGGCCTACGTGCGGCTGACCCGCGCCTCGGCGATGACCGAACTCAACCGCGACTACGTTACCGCCTCGCGCGTGGCCGGCGCCGGCCTGGTTCGCCTGATGTTCGTCTGTGTGCTGCCCAACTGCATGGCGCCGCTGATCGTGCACGCCACCATGAGCTTCTCCTCGGCCATTCTCGAAGCGGCCGCGTTGGGCTTCCTCGGCCTGGGCGTGCAGCCGCCTACCCCGGAATGGGGCACCATGCTGGCCTCGGCGCGCGACTACATCGAACGCGCCTGGTGGGTGGTGACCCTGCCGGGCCTCACCATCCTGCTGTCGGTACTGGCCATCAACCTGATGGGCGATGGCCTGCGCGATGCGCTCGACCCGAAACTGAAGCGCGCCGCGTAA
- the coaD gene encoding pantetheine-phosphate adenylyltransferase yields the protein MVQTNKTGKRKLKRAVYAGSFDPVTNGHLWIIRRAVELFDEVVVAIGVNPDKHCSFSVEERLEMLQAVTQEFPNLRVAVFENQFLVNYAQAVGANYIIRGIRTASDYEYERTMRYINTDLHPDITTIFLLPPREYAEVSSTMVKGLVGPQGWEQVIRQYLPEPVCRKLVEMHRKL from the coding sequence ATGGTGCAGACGAACAAGACAGGAAAACGCAAATTGAAGCGAGCCGTGTACGCCGGAAGTTTCGATCCGGTCACCAACGGGCACTTGTGGATCATTCGCAGGGCCGTCGAGCTGTTTGACGAAGTGGTCGTCGCCATTGGCGTCAACCCGGACAAGCACTGCAGCTTCAGCGTGGAAGAACGCCTCGAGATGCTGCAGGCCGTGACGCAAGAGTTTCCCAACCTGCGCGTCGCCGTCTTCGAAAACCAGTTCCTGGTCAATTATGCCCAGGCCGTCGGTGCCAACTACATCATTCGCGGCATCCGTACCGCCAGCGACTACGAATACGAGCGCACCATGCGCTACATCAATACCGACCTGCATCCGGACATCACCACCATCTTCCTGCTGCCACCGCGCGAGTACGCCGAAGTCTCCTCGACCATGGTCAAAGGCCTGGTCGGCCCGCAAGGCTGGGAACAGGTTATCCGCCAATACCTGCCGGAACCGGTCTGCCGCAAACTAGTGGAAATGCACCGCAAGTTATAA
- a CDS encoding ABC transporter substrate-binding protein → MKIAKHLLLTAGLVAGASMAQAAGTLIYCSEGSPAGFDPGQYTTGTDFDAAAETVFNRLVQFERGGTKVVPGLAVKWDVSPDGLSYTFHLRKGVKFHTTEYFKPTREFNADDVLFTFQRMLDKNHPFRKAYPTEFPYFTDMGMDENIAQVEKLDPYTVKFTLKKIDAAFVQDLAMSFASIQSAEYADKLLKEGKPQMINQQPIGTGPFIFKRYQKDAQIRFAGNKEYWNKGDVKLDNLVFAITTDPSVRFQKLKAGECQLTTFPRPADVPAMKADPKLKVMSQPGFNLGYVAYNVKHKPLEKLEVRQALDMAINKKAIIDAVYQGAGQPATNPMPPTQWSYNKSLKDAPFNPEKAKELLKKAGFPNGFELSLWAMPVQRPYNPNAKLMAEMIQADWAKIGVKAKIQSYEWGEYLKRAKAGEHDSMLIGWTGDNGDPDNWLGVLFGCDAMSGNNFSKWCYQPFEQLIQKGKATANVAERTKLYMKAQEIVKQQVPLTTIAHSTVNQPMRKEVEGFKVSPFGLNSFYGVSVK, encoded by the coding sequence ATGAAAATTGCCAAGCATTTGCTGCTCACCGCTGGCCTCGTCGCCGGCGCTTCCATGGCGCAGGCGGCCGGTACGCTGATCTACTGTTCCGAGGGTAGCCCCGCCGGTTTCGATCCGGGTCAGTACACCACCGGCACCGACTTCGACGCCGCAGCCGAAACCGTGTTCAACCGCCTGGTGCAGTTCGAGCGTGGCGGTACCAAGGTGGTTCCCGGCCTGGCCGTGAAATGGGACGTTTCCCCCGATGGCCTGAGCTACACCTTCCACCTGCGCAAGGGCGTCAAGTTCCACACCACCGAGTACTTCAAGCCGACCCGCGAGTTCAACGCCGACGACGTGCTGTTCACCTTCCAGCGCATGCTCGACAAGAACCATCCGTTCCGCAAGGCTTACCCGACCGAATTCCCGTACTTCACCGACATGGGCATGGACGAGAACATCGCCCAGGTCGAGAAGCTCGACCCGTACACCGTCAAGTTCACGCTGAAGAAGATCGACGCCGCCTTCGTGCAGGATCTGGCGATGAGCTTCGCCTCGATCCAGTCGGCCGAATACGCCGACAAGCTGCTGAAGGAAGGCAAGCCGCAGATGATCAACCAGCAGCCCATCGGTACTGGCCCGTTCATCTTCAAACGCTACCAGAAGGACGCCCAGATCCGCTTCGCCGGCAACAAGGAATACTGGAACAAGGGCGACGTGAAGCTCGACAACCTGGTGTTCGCCATCACCACCGACCCCTCGGTGCGCTTCCAGAAGCTGAAAGCCGGCGAATGCCAGCTGACCACCTTCCCGCGTCCGGCCGACGTGCCGGCGATGAAGGCCGATCCGAAACTGAAAGTGATGTCGCAGCCGGGCTTCAACCTCGGCTACGTCGCCTACAACGTCAAGCACAAGCCGCTGGAGAAGCTGGAGGTGCGCCAGGCGCTCGACATGGCGATCAACAAGAAAGCCATCATCGATGCGGTGTACCAGGGCGCTGGCCAACCCGCCACCAACCCGATGCCGCCGACCCAGTGGTCGTACAACAAGTCGCTGAAGGACGCGCCGTTCAATCCGGAAAAGGCCAAGGAGCTGCTGAAGAAGGCCGGCTTCCCGAACGGCTTCGAGCTCAGCCTGTGGGCCATGCCGGTGCAGCGTCCGTACAACCCGAACGCCAAGCTGATGGCTGAAATGATCCAGGCCGACTGGGCCAAGATCGGCGTCAAGGCCAAGATCCAGTCCTACGAGTGGGGCGAGTACCTCAAGCGCGCCAAGGCCGGCGAGCACGATTCCATGCTGATCGGCTGGACCGGCGACAACGGCGATCCGGACAACTGGCTGGGCGTGCTGTTCGGCTGCGACGCGATGAGCGGCAACAACTTCTCCAAGTGGTGCTACCAGCCGTTCGAGCAGCTGATCCAGAAGGGCAAGGCCACCGCCAATGTCGCCGAGCGCACCAAGCTCTACATGAAGGCGCAGGAAATCGTGAAGCAGCAGGTGCCGCTGACCACCATTGCGCACTCCACGGTGAACCAGCCGATGCGCAAAGAAGTGGAAGGCTTCAAGGTCAGCCCGTTCGGCCTGAATTCCTTCTACGGTGTCAGTGTCAAATAA
- a CDS encoding beta-ketoacyl-ACP synthase III: MHKVVISGTGLFTPPNAVSNEQLVAAFNEYVAHFNAEHAEAIAAQELAPLVASSAEFIEKASGIRQRYLMDAAGVLDPARMTPSLPERDNDSLSIQAEMAVAAAREALELACRSAEDVDMVIVACSNLPRPYPALAIEVQQALGIRGCAFDMNVACSSATFGIQTAVNAIQSGQARAVLMVNPEICSAHLNFRDRDSHFIFGDACTAVLLERADAAVAAGVFEVLGTRLATAFSNNIRNNFGFLNRCDERGIGQPDKLFIQQGRKVFKEVCPMVGEHIVDHLEQLAIRPDDVRCFWLHQANLAMNQLIARRVLGREATPDEAPVILDRYANTSSAGSIIAFHLHKDRLGTNDMGVICSFGAGYSVGSVVLRKN; encoded by the coding sequence ATGCATAAGGTGGTTATCAGCGGCACGGGCTTGTTCACGCCGCCCAACGCGGTGAGCAACGAACAGCTGGTCGCGGCCTTCAACGAGTACGTGGCCCACTTCAACGCCGAGCATGCCGAGGCCATCGCCGCACAGGAACTGGCGCCGCTGGTGGCATCCAGCGCCGAGTTCATCGAAAAGGCATCCGGCATCCGCCAGCGTTACCTGATGGACGCCGCCGGTGTGCTCGACCCGGCGCGCATGACGCCCAGCCTACCGGAACGCGACAATGACAGTCTCTCGATCCAGGCCGAGATGGCGGTCGCCGCCGCGCGCGAGGCGCTGGAACTGGCCTGCCGATCGGCCGAGGATGTCGACATGGTGATCGTGGCCTGCTCCAACCTGCCACGCCCCTACCCGGCACTGGCGATCGAGGTGCAGCAGGCGCTCGGCATCCGGGGCTGCGCCTTCGATATGAACGTGGCTTGTTCCTCGGCCACCTTCGGTATCCAGACGGCGGTCAACGCCATCCAGAGCGGACAGGCGCGGGCGGTGCTGATGGTGAACCCGGAAATCTGCTCGGCCCACCTCAACTTCCGCGACCGCGACAGCCACTTCATCTTCGGCGACGCCTGCACCGCGGTGCTGCTGGAGCGTGCCGACGCGGCGGTTGCTGCCGGTGTGTTTGAGGTGCTGGGCACGCGTCTGGCCACGGCCTTCTCCAACAACATCCGCAACAACTTCGGCTTTCTCAACCGCTGCGACGAGCGCGGCATCGGCCAGCCGGACAAGCTGTTCATCCAGCAGGGGCGCAAGGTGTTCAAGGAGGTCTGCCCGATGGTCGGCGAGCACATCGTCGACCACCTGGAGCAACTGGCAATCCGGCCGGACGACGTGCGCTGCTTCTGGCTGCACCAGGCCAATCTGGCGATGAACCAACTGATCGCACGGCGCGTGCTGGGCCGCGAAGCCACACCCGACGAGGCGCCGGTCATCCTGGACCGCTACGCCAATACCAGTTCCGCCGGTTCCATCATCGCTTTCCATCTGCATAAGGATCGGCTAGGAACTAATGATATGGGGGTGATCTGTTCGTTCGGCGCCGGCTACTCGGTCGGCAGCGTGGTGTTGAGGAAAAACTGA
- a CDS encoding ABC transporter permease subunit → MFSFILRRLGLLLPTFFGITLITFGLIRLIPGDPVEVMVGERTLDPQMHADAMHRLGLDKPIYLQYVDYLGNLATGNLGESLVTKESVWKEFATLFPATLELAVMAMLFAAVFGLLAGVIAAIKRGSIFDHGIMGLALTGFSMPIFWWGLILIMFFSVKLGWTPVSGRLDLAFDIAPRTGFMLIDAWLAEAADPELNAGAFKDALKHLILPAIVLGTIPLAVIARMTRSSMLEVLREDYVRTARAKGLSPARVIFIHTLRNALIPVLTVMGLQVGTLMGGAVLTETIFSWPGIGKWLIDAISRRDYPVVQNGILMVATLVILVNFTVDILYGIANPRIRHAK, encoded by the coding sequence ATGTTTTCATTCATCCTGAGGCGCCTCGGCCTGCTGCTGCCGACCTTCTTCGGCATCACGCTGATCACCTTCGGCCTGATCCGCCTGATCCCCGGCGATCCGGTCGAAGTCATGGTGGGCGAGCGCACGCTCGACCCGCAGATGCACGCCGACGCCATGCATCGCCTGGGCCTCGACAAACCTATTTATCTGCAATACGTCGATTACCTCGGCAACCTCGCCACGGGCAACCTGGGCGAATCCCTGGTCACCAAGGAAAGCGTGTGGAAGGAATTCGCCACGCTGTTCCCGGCGACGCTGGAACTGGCCGTGATGGCCATGCTGTTCGCCGCCGTGTTCGGCCTGCTGGCCGGCGTGATCGCCGCCATCAAGCGCGGCTCGATCTTCGACCACGGCATCATGGGCCTCGCCCTGACCGGCTTCTCGATGCCGATCTTCTGGTGGGGCCTGATCCTGATCATGTTCTTCTCGGTCAAGCTCGGCTGGACTCCGGTGTCGGGCCGTCTCGACCTCGCCTTCGACATCGCCCCGCGCACCGGCTTCATGCTGATCGACGCCTGGCTGGCCGAAGCGGCCGACCCGGAGCTCAACGCCGGGGCCTTCAAGGACGCCTTGAAGCACCTGATCCTGCCCGCCATCGTGCTGGGTACCATCCCGCTGGCGGTGATCGCGCGGATGACCCGCTCCTCGATGCTGGAAGTGCTGCGCGAGGACTACGTGCGCACCGCGCGCGCCAAGGGGCTCTCGCCGGCGCGGGTGATCTTCATCCACACCCTGCGTAACGCCTTGATCCCGGTGCTGACCGTGATGGGCCTGCAAGTGGGCACGCTGATGGGCGGGGCCGTGCTGACCGAAACCATCTTCTCCTGGCCCGGCATCGGCAAGTGGCTGATCGACGCCATCAGCCGGCGCGACTACCCGGTGGTGCAAAACGGCATCCTCATGGTCGCCACGCTGGTGATCCTGGTGAACTTCACCGTGGACATCCTCTACGGCATCGCCAACCCGCGCATCCGTCACGCCAAGTAA
- a CDS encoding peptide ABC transporter ATP-binding protein, which yields MTTVLEARELTRYYDVSQGFLKPSATVKALNGVSFSLQAGKTLAVVGESGCGKSTLARQLTLIEPPTSGSLLLDGVDAAQANRVTLKTMRTKVQMVFQNPYASLNPRQKVGDQLAEPLLINTSLSAAERQDKVRAMMAQVGLRPEHYFRYPHMFSGGQRQRIAIARAMMLNPKIVIADEPTSALDVSIQAQVLNLFMDLQDEFKTAYVFVSHNLAVVEHVADDVMVMYLGRAVESGSKQQIYSRPLHPYTKALLSATPSIFPEERHAKIKVVGELPSPLNPPSGCAFHKRCPYAVERCRAEVPPLRPVEDHLVACHRAEEINV from the coding sequence ATGACTACCGTTCTCGAAGCGCGGGAACTGACCCGCTATTACGACGTGTCGCAGGGCTTCCTCAAACCCTCTGCCACCGTCAAGGCGCTCAACGGCGTCTCGTTCTCGCTCCAGGCCGGCAAGACGCTGGCGGTGGTGGGCGAATCCGGCTGCGGCAAGTCCACGCTGGCGCGCCAGCTCACCCTGATCGAGCCGCCGACCTCCGGTTCGCTGCTGCTCGACGGTGTCGACGCCGCCCAGGCCAACCGAGTCACGCTGAAAACCATGCGCACCAAGGTGCAGATGGTGTTCCAGAACCCGTACGCCTCGCTCAACCCGCGCCAGAAGGTCGGCGACCAACTGGCCGAACCGCTCTTGATCAACACTTCGCTGTCGGCGGCCGAGCGCCAGGACAAAGTGCGCGCGATGATGGCCCAGGTCGGCCTGCGCCCGGAGCACTACTTCCGCTACCCGCACATGTTCTCCGGCGGCCAGCGCCAGCGCATCGCCATCGCGCGGGCGATGATGCTCAATCCCAAGATCGTCATCGCCGACGAACCGACCTCCGCGCTCGACGTGTCGATCCAGGCGCAGGTGCTCAACCTGTTCATGGACCTGCAGGACGAGTTCAAGACCGCCTACGTGTTCGTCTCGCATAACCTGGCCGTGGTCGAGCACGTCGCCGACGACGTCATGGTGATGTATCTCGGGCGCGCGGTGGAAAGCGGCAGCAAACAGCAGATCTACTCGCGGCCGCTGCATCCGTACACCAAGGCCCTGCTGTCGGCCACGCCGTCGATCTTCCCCGAGGAGCGCCACGCCAAGATCAAGGTCGTCGGCGAGCTGCCCAGCCCGCTCAATCCGCCGTCCGGCTGCGCCTTCCACAAGCGCTGCCCGTACGCCGTCGAGCGTTGCCGGGCCGAGGTGCCGCCGCTGCGCCCGGTGGAAGACCACCTGGTCGCATGTCATCGCGCGGAAGAAATCAACGTTTGA
- a CDS encoding ABC transporter ATP-binding protein: protein MSLLQIKNLSVEFGSDKNPFRAVEGLDLTVEQGEIVGIVGESGSGKSVTMMAMMGLLEGQGRIVADKLQFDGKNLLTISPRERRKIVGKDISMIFQDPMTALNPSFTVGYQIMEVLKLHQGLRGAALKARALELMEMVEIPAAASRLSAYPHQLSGGMSQRVAIAMAIACNPKLLIADEPTTALDVTIQAQIMELLVNLQQSQNMALILITHDLAVVAEVAQRLAVMYAGQVAEMGKVPDIFRHPAHPYTEALLKSIPEHSKGAHRLSTLPGIVPGQYDRPSGCLLSPRCPYAQERCRAERPLLLPYPQGAARCHFPLYDKEAR from the coding sequence ATGAGTCTGTTGCAAATCAAGAACCTCTCGGTCGAGTTCGGTTCGGACAAAAACCCCTTCCGCGCCGTGGAAGGGCTGGACCTCACCGTCGAGCAGGGCGAGATCGTGGGTATCGTCGGTGAGTCCGGCTCGGGCAAGTCGGTCACGATGATGGCGATGATGGGGCTGCTGGAAGGGCAGGGCCGTATCGTCGCCGACAAGCTGCAGTTCGACGGCAAGAACCTGCTCACCATCAGCCCGCGCGAGCGGCGCAAGATCGTCGGCAAGGACATCTCGATGATCTTCCAGGACCCGATGACGGCGCTCAACCCGAGTTTCACCGTCGGCTACCAGATCATGGAAGTGCTCAAGCTGCATCAGGGGCTGCGCGGGGCGGCGCTGAAGGCGCGTGCGCTGGAACTGATGGAAATGGTGGAAATCCCGGCGGCGGCCAGCCGTCTCTCAGCCTACCCGCACCAGCTGTCCGGCGGCATGAGCCAGCGCGTGGCCATCGCCATGGCCATCGCCTGTAATCCGAAGCTGTTGATCGCCGATGAGCCGACCACCGCGCTCGACGTCACCATCCAGGCCCAGATCATGGAACTGTTGGTCAACCTGCAGCAGAGCCAGAACATGGCGCTGATTCTCATCACCCACGACCTGGCGGTGGTGGCCGAAGTCGCCCAGCGGCTGGCGGTGATGTATGCCGGCCAGGTGGCGGAAATGGGCAAGGTGCCGGACATCTTCCGCCACCCGGCCCATCCGTATACCGAGGCTTTGCTGAAGTCGATCCCGGAGCACAGCAAGGGAGCGCACCGCCTCTCCACCCTGCCGGGCATCGTGCCGGGACAGTACGACCGGCCGTCGGGCTGTCTGCTGTCGCCGCGCTGCCCCTACGCCCAGGAGCGCTGCCGCGCCGAGCGGCCGCTGTTGTTGCCGTATCCGCAAGGCGCTGCGCGCTGCCATTTTCCGCTGTATGACAAGGAGGCCCGATGA
- the iscA gene encoding iron-sulfur cluster assembly protein IscA: protein MAITLSERAADHVRNFIVKRGKGLGIRLGVKTSGCSGMAYKLEFVDVASDDDVTFESHGVTVFTDAKSLAYLDGTELDYAKEGLNEGFKFNNPNVKNECGCGESFNV, encoded by the coding sequence ATGGCAATCACTCTTTCCGAACGTGCGGCCGACCATGTCCGCAACTTCATCGTCAAGCGCGGCAAAGGCCTGGGCATCCGCCTCGGGGTGAAAACCTCGGGGTGTTCGGGCATGGCGTACAAGCTCGAATTCGTCGACGTCGCCAGCGACGACGACGTGACTTTCGAGAGTCACGGCGTGACGGTGTTCACCGATGCCAAGAGCCTCGCCTACCTCGACGGCACCGAGCTCGACTACGCCAAGGAAGGGTTGAACGAGGGCTTCAAGTTCAACAACCCGAACGTCAAGAACGAGTGCGGTTGCGGCGAAAGCTTCAACGTCTGA
- a CDS encoding IscS subfamily cysteine desulfurase, protein MSQLKLPIYLDYSATTPVDPRVAEQMVIYLTEKFGNPASRSHSFGWEAEAAVEQARADVAALVNCDPKEIIWTSGATESDNLAIKGAAQFYKSKGKHIITVKTEHKAVLDTCRELERQGFEVTYLGVKDNGLIDLDEFKAALRPDTILVSVMYVNNEIGVIQDIPQIGDICREKGIIFHVDAAQATGKVAIDLSQLKVDLMSFSAHKTYGPKGIGALYVRRKPRVRLEAQMHGGGHERGFRSGTLAPHQIVGMGEAFRIAREEMASENERIRMLRDRLWNGIKDMEEVYINGDIDARVPHNLNVSFNFVEGESLIMAVKDLAVSSGSACTSASLEPSYVLRALGRNDELAHSSIRFTIGRFTTEEEIDYAVQLMREKIGKLRELSPLWEMFKDGVDLNSIEWAAH, encoded by the coding sequence ATGAGTCAGCTCAAGCTTCCGATCTACCTCGACTATTCCGCCACCACGCCGGTCGACCCGCGCGTGGCGGAACAGATGGTGATCTACCTGACCGAGAAATTCGGCAACCCGGCGTCGCGCAGCCACAGCTTCGGCTGGGAGGCGGAAGCCGCGGTGGAACAAGCCCGTGCTGACGTGGCCGCGCTGGTCAACTGCGACCCGAAGGAAATTATCTGGACTTCGGGCGCCACCGAGTCCGACAACCTGGCGATCAAGGGTGCCGCCCAGTTCTACAAGAGCAAGGGCAAGCACATCATCACCGTCAAGACCGAACACAAGGCCGTGCTCGATACCTGTCGCGAGTTGGAGCGCCAGGGCTTCGAAGTGACCTACCTCGGCGTCAAGGACAACGGCCTGATCGACCTCGACGAGTTCAAGGCGGCGCTCCGTCCGGACACCATCCTGGTGTCGGTGATGTACGTCAACAACGAGATCGGCGTGATCCAGGATATTCCGCAGATCGGCGATATCTGCCGTGAAAAAGGCATCATCTTCCACGTCGACGCCGCCCAGGCCACCGGCAAGGTGGCGATCGACCTGAGCCAGCTCAAGGTCGACCTGATGAGCTTCTCGGCTCACAAGACCTACGGCCCGAAAGGCATCGGCGCACTGTACGTACGCCGCAAGCCGCGCGTGCGCCTGGAAGCCCAGATGCACGGCGGTGGCCACGAGCGCGGATTCCGCTCGGGCACGCTGGCGCCGCACCAGATCGTCGGCATGGGCGAGGCGTTCCGCATCGCGCGCGAAGAGATGGCCAGCGAAAACGAACGCATCCGCATGCTGCGCGACCGCCTGTGGAATGGCATCAAGGACATGGAAGAGGTGTACATCAACGGTGACATCGACGCCCGTGTACCGCACAACCTCAACGTGAGCTTCAACTTCGTCGAAGGCGAATCGCTGATCATGGCGGTGAAGGACCTGGCGGTCTCGTCCGGCTCGGCCTGCACCTCGGCCAGCCTGGAGCCGTCCTACGTGTTGCGTGCGCTGGGCCGCAACGACGAACTGGCGCACAGCTCGATCCGCTTCACCATCGGCCGCTTCACCACCGAAGAAGAAATCGACTACGCCGTCCAGCTGATGCGTGAGAAAATCGGCAAGCTGCGCGAGCTGTCCCCGCTGTGGGAGATGTTCAAGGACGGCGTCGACCTCAACAGCATCGAGTGGGCCGCCCACTAA
- a CDS encoding LysR substrate-binding domain-containing protein produces MIRFRQVEAFRCLMATGTSVGAARRMHITQPAISRLIADLEADLGFRLFNRTKGRLEPTMAAVRFYRAVEENFLGLERLKQAAETIRQEASEGLTVTCQPVLSTALLPPVLREFFKRKPGMPVKIDTANNPEILVRLQDLKVDIAVCQAFPPIAGIEMEPLLEGNVLCAMPASHPLAQKEVIVPEDLHEQDVIGWLPEGPLSRGMEEVYLPDPAIRPRYTIRTHTSHTRYAMVANGFGISIVEPFAAPLWLPHGVVVRPFQTDARFQYVLAYPSTGIRSDIAHEFREAALTVAREHDFGLATRRDLPRSAVPA; encoded by the coding sequence ATGATCCGCTTCCGCCAAGTCGAAGCCTTCCGCTGCCTGATGGCGACCGGCACCAGCGTCGGCGCCGCCCGCCGCATGCATATCACCCAGCCCGCCATCAGCCGGCTGATCGCCGATCTCGAAGCGGACCTGGGGTTCCGCCTGTTCAACCGCACCAAGGGCCGGCTCGAACCGACCATGGCCGCGGTGCGATTCTACCGTGCCGTGGAAGAGAACTTTCTTGGCCTGGAGCGGCTGAAGCAGGCCGCTGAGACCATCCGCCAGGAAGCCTCCGAAGGGCTGACCGTGACCTGCCAGCCGGTACTGTCCACCGCCCTGCTGCCGCCGGTCCTGCGCGAATTCTTCAAGAGAAAACCGGGCATGCCGGTCAAGATCGATACTGCCAACAACCCCGAGATCCTGGTGCGGCTGCAGGATCTCAAAGTCGACATCGCCGTGTGCCAGGCCTTTCCTCCCATTGCCGGCATCGAGATGGAGCCGCTGCTGGAAGGCAACGTGCTGTGTGCCATGCCGGCCTCCCACCCGCTGGCACAAAAAGAGGTGATCGTGCCGGAGGATCTGCACGAGCAGGACGTCATCGGCTGGCTGCCGGAAGGGCCGCTGTCGCGCGGCATGGAGGAGGTCTACCTGCCCGACCCGGCCATCCGCCCGCGCTATACCATCCGCACCCATACCTCGCACACCCGCTACGCCATGGTGGCCAACGGCTTCGGCATCTCGATCGTCGAGCCCTTCGCCGCTCCGCTCTGGCTGCCACACGGCGTGGTGGTGCGTCCGTTCCAGACCGACGCCCGCTTTCAGTACGTGCTGGCCTACCCGAGCACCGGCATCCGCTCCGACATCGCCCACGAGTTTCGGGAGGCGGCATTGACGGTGGCGCGCGAGCACGATTTCGGTCTCGCTACCCGCCGGGATCTTCCCCGCTCGGCCGTACCGGCCTGA
- the iscR gene encoding Fe-S cluster assembly transcriptional regulator IscR — protein sequence MRLTTKGRFAVTAMLDLALRHGNGPVTLAGISERQSISLSYLEQLFGKLRRAELVESVRGPGGGYTLAKSAEEISVADIITAVDEPVDATQCGGRENCHDNHRCMTHDLWTNLNATIFDYLSKVTLFSLVADQRAKETNVMQDKREATPPRARVTPTGAL from the coding sequence ATGCGTTTAACCACCAAGGGACGCTTCGCCGTCACCGCCATGCTGGATCTGGCCCTGCGCCATGGCAACGGCCCCGTCACGTTGGCCGGCATCAGCGAACGCCAGAGCATCTCGCTTTCCTACCTGGAGCAATTGTTCGGCAAGCTGCGCCGCGCCGAGCTGGTGGAAAGCGTGCGCGGCCCGGGCGGGGGCTATACCCTGGCCAAGAGCGCCGAGGAGATTTCGGTGGCGGACATCATCACCGCCGTGGACGAACCGGTGGACGCCACCCAGTGTGGCGGTCGCGAGAACTGTCACGACAACCACCGCTGCATGACCCACGACTTGTGGACCAACCTCAACGCCACCATTTTCGATTACCTGTCCAAGGTGACGCTGTTCAGCCTCGTAGCCGATCAGCGCGCCAAGGAAACGAACGTCATGCAGGACAAGCGCGAAGCCACGCCGCCGCGAGCTCGCGTCACGCCGACCGGCGCCTTGTGA